A window of Dorea formicigenerans contains these coding sequences:
- a CDS encoding glycosyltransferase family 2 protein, translating into MKKLIIIPAYNEESNIVKTVTAIQKDAKDFDYVIINDCSTDRTRQICEEKKYNIVNLPINLGIGGAVQTGYKYALEHSYDVAVQVDGDGQHDPEFLNKMADYLIEHNLDMVIGSRFIECEGFQSSKLRRIGIIFFSKLIKFLTRVEITDPTSGLRMVGKNVISLFAFDYPRDYPEPESVVAVIRRNMRVEEIPVVMKEREGGVSSISMKKSVYYMIKVTLAILIERIRKY; encoded by the coding sequence ATGAAGAAATTAATTATTATTCCAGCATACAATGAAGAAAGCAATATTGTTAAGACAGTTACTGCAATTCAAAAAGATGCAAAAGATTTTGATTATGTGATTATTAATGATTGTTCAACAGATAGGACAAGGCAAATATGTGAGGAAAAAAAATATAATATAGTAAATCTTCCGATTAATCTTGGAATTGGAGGAGCTGTTCAAACGGGATATAAATATGCATTGGAGCATTCTTATGATGTGGCAGTTCAAGTAGACGGAGATGGACAACATGATCCGGAGTTCTTAAATAAAATGGCAGATTATTTAATAGAACATAATTTGGATATGGTAATTGGGTCTAGATTTATTGAATGTGAAGGATTTCAATCGTCTAAATTAAGAAGAATTGGAATTATTTTCTTTTCGAAGTTGATAAAATTTCTTACACGAGTAGAAATAACAGATCCGACATCTGGATTAAGAATGGTTGGAAAAAATGTAATATCACTTTTTGCATTTGATTATCCAAGGGATTATCCAGAACCAGAAAGTGTTGTTGCTGTAATACGAAGAAACATGAGAGTGGAAGAAATTCCAGTTGTTATGAAAGAGCGAGAAGGTGGAGTTTCTTCAATCTCTATGAAAAAATCTGTATATTATATGATTAAAGTAACTTTGGCGATATTAATAGAACGGATTAGAAAGTATTAG
- a CDS encoding DUF2304 domain-containing protein yields MSVRLQIIIAVFIIVALVVIVNMIRKKRLELRYALAWLLVGIGVLILDCFPSLIDWIAQKLGIVNPVNMLFFLGFCFSLIIIFVLTISVSRTSIRIKQLTQELALFEKQEDVKKKNEY; encoded by the coding sequence ATGAGCGTACGACTTCAGATTATTATAGCAGTATTTATTATTGTTGCCTTAGTAGTAATCGTAAATATGATTAGAAAAAAAAGATTAGAACTTAGATATGCGTTGGCGTGGCTGCTTGTCGGTATAGGAGTATTAATATTAGATTGTTTTCCGAGTTTAATTGATTGGATAGCACAAAAATTAGGAATTGTTAATCCTGTTAATATGTTGTTTTTCTTAGGTTTTTGCTTTTCATTAATAATAATTTTTGTGTTGACGATATCAGTTTCAAGAACTTCTATTAGAATAAAACAATTGACACAGGAATTAGCTTTATTTGAAAAGCAGGAAGATGTAAAAAAGAAAAATGAATATTAG
- a CDS encoding DUF2142 domain-containing protein translates to MKKRWKCYVNKKSIKKWGLCIVLAIILGCMCSGGYSGIQYIREGNNHSVKKISEKNFQLDNNIEVNQGNAVYRISADQSKIIISFPEKEYISKLKYAYTTLQNTEAKVRIYAENLYGNEEVQEKIDYYNTTLAHSIVNIHSKVSKIEIDFENIGTIMEVSDFEIYNGFQWNIFLTIFLIMVVFFITYMIFFRNENARYPEIALLMTILMLSGCILVLQPVTCTGMDEQIHFMNAFQLGIKKAQLISNAAIDNVVGNADWLNWHPMSSYEEHLEEIHSMISLGKMPTENVGSGYWSIASVGYIFQTFFLKIGLLLHLPFYICWLMGKMGNLLLYAIGMSIAMYLLPCGKRVFAVIAIAPVSLFICTTYTYDVTVTVFITIGISVLLKMLLTETKFNRKWQVIYILCMVIGCLPKAVYAPLVLLAWIVPKEKYNSKKECYVFRGLIIASMLLLIASFALPVLFPSGGNEVAGDSRGGNTSISGQMSYVLGQPVAYAVVLVRNIWNSLVDYVIGRSIFGIMGYVGAVTQPILFALLVFGVALTDNYKNKDVRDIKSKHRISILFCIAIVLAFIWTALYLSYTEVGNMVIAGVQARYYLPFIFLIYLCFQNNKIRCNVKVENYQMVVMTTSGCFALWQVFLNFICTRML, encoded by the coding sequence ATGAAGAAGAGATGGAAATGCTATGTAAATAAAAAGAGCATAAAAAAATGGGGCTTGTGTATTGTTTTAGCAATAATACTGGGCTGTATGTGCTCTGGTGGGTATTCAGGAATACAGTATATCCGTGAAGGAAATAATCATTCTGTGAAAAAAATTAGTGAAAAAAATTTTCAACTAGATAATAATATTGAAGTGAATCAAGGCAATGCCGTATACCGCATAAGTGCTGATCAATCTAAAATTATAATTTCGTTTCCTGAAAAAGAATATATATCAAAGTTAAAATATGCATATACTACTTTGCAAAATACAGAAGCAAAAGTGAGGATATATGCAGAGAATTTGTATGGAAATGAAGAAGTACAGGAGAAAATCGACTATTATAATACGACACTGGCACATTCTATTGTTAATATACATTCAAAAGTGAGTAAAATAGAAATAGATTTTGAAAATATCGGAACGATTATGGAAGTATCGGATTTTGAAATATATAACGGTTTCCAATGGAATATATTTTTAACAATTTTTTTAATAATGGTTGTTTTTTTTATTACATATATGATATTTTTTAGGAATGAAAATGCTAGATATCCAGAGATTGCATTACTTATGACAATTTTAATGTTGTCAGGTTGCATATTGGTACTGCAACCTGTGACATGTACAGGGATGGATGAACAGATACATTTTATGAATGCATTTCAATTAGGAATAAAAAAAGCGCAACTTATCTCGAATGCTGCGATAGATAATGTAGTAGGAAATGCAGACTGGTTAAATTGGCATCCAATGTCAAGCTATGAAGAACATTTAGAAGAAATTCATAGTATGATTAGTTTGGGAAAAATGCCTACAGAGAATGTTGGCAGTGGATATTGGAGCATAGCGAGTGTTGGGTATATTTTTCAGACATTTTTTTTGAAAATAGGACTATTATTACATTTGCCGTTTTATATTTGTTGGCTTATGGGAAAAATGGGAAATTTGCTTTTATATGCGATAGGTATGTCTATAGCAATGTATCTATTACCGTGTGGAAAAAGAGTGTTTGCAGTTATTGCGATTGCTCCAGTTTCTTTGTTTATTTGTACAACATACACTTATGACGTGACGGTTACTGTATTTATTACTATTGGAATTAGTGTATTATTAAAGATGCTGCTAACGGAAACCAAGTTTAACAGAAAATGGCAAGTAATATATATATTATGTATGGTTATAGGGTGCTTACCTAAAGCAGTTTATGCTCCGTTAGTATTACTTGCTTGGATTGTACCAAAAGAAAAGTATAATTCAAAGAAAGAGTGCTATGTTTTTAGGGGGCTTATAATAGCATCAATGTTACTTTTAATAGCAAGTTTTGCATTACCAGTGTTGTTCCCGAGTGGAGGAAATGAAGTGGCAGGTGATTCGCGAGGTGGGAATACTAGTATAAGCGGACAAATGTCTTATGTATTAGGACAACCAGTAGCTTATGCAGTTGTTTTGGTTAGAAATATATGGAATAGCTTAGTTGATTATGTAATAGGTAGATCTATTTTTGGAATTATGGGATATGTAGGCGCAGTGACGCAACCTATCTTATTTGCTTTATTAGTTTTTGGAGTTGCATTAACAGATAATTACAAAAATAAAGATGTTAGAGATATTAAAAGTAAACATCGAATTTCGATACTTTTTTGTATTGCAATCGTACTTGCATTTATTTGGACAGCATTATATCTTTCATATACAGAAGTGGGGAATATGGTGATTGCAGGAGTACAAGCAAGGTATTATCTACCATTTATTTTCTTAATTTATTTGTGTTTTCAGAATAATAAAATAAGATGTAATGTAAAAGTAGAAAATTACCAAATGGTCGTAATGACAACATCGGGTTGTTTTGCACTATGGCAAGTCTTTTTGAATTTTATATGTACACGTATGTTATAG
- a CDS encoding glycosyltransferase family 2 protein has protein sequence MASLFEFYMYTYVIVEFGWSIKNIKSRDMKMSVKKYIKEQIGARRFDLHLLKNYGVYSVKKNWENRRYHKCPSKELMDELHILDEQELNKQRSVNFNKEIKFSIITPLYNTPKKFLIELIESVENQTYANWELCLADGSDKEHSYVGEFCKKKMSNDDRIQYHALEKNEGISDNTNECIKLATGNYYALLDHDDLLHPSALYEVSKVIEAKGADFIYTDEVKFRKNIYSIDNPYYFNLKPGFSKYDLRSHNYICHLTVFSKQLLESEPVFYRHEFDGSQDHDMVLRMTEKAKKIVHIPKVLYYWRIHENSVSMNLEVKSYAVDSAFRAVQAQLERSGEKGKISNTKSFQTLYRIRYEMAKSPFISIVLHGNFSEKRVKRVIEKIVEQTDYPRYEVVYCTEKPLSDAEYKGVPLIHVKIDRTIEHNNAQKWNQAISEASGEHIVLLDTDVYPINKYWLQEMVMYSMKKDVAVVGPKILYEDDRIAYAGIALKDDYPDKLYYLCGHDSIREIGYEAMLLHVRRTGIVTSACMMFEKEIWHDLGGFDAQMLEYEDADFCLRAMNNIKGVNIWTCFAKLCSKRENLYQTKSSNAISAFVKKYQRIIEQDDVAHPEWDKLGLV, from the coding sequence ATGGCAAGTCTTTTTGAATTTTATATGTACACGTATGTTATAGTAGAGTTTGGTTGGAGTATAAAAAATATAAAAAGTAGGGATATGAAAATGTCAGTAAAAAAATATATAAAAGAACAAATCGGTGCTCGTCGCTTTGATTTACATTTGTTAAAGAACTATGGTGTCTATTCAGTAAAAAAGAATTGGGAAAATCGGAGATATCATAAATGTCCATCTAAGGAGTTAATGGATGAGCTACATATACTCGATGAGCAAGAATTAAATAAGCAAAGAAGTGTGAATTTTAATAAAGAAATAAAATTTAGTATTATTACACCATTATACAATACGCCTAAAAAATTTTTGATTGAATTAATAGAATCTGTGGAAAATCAAACATATGCTAACTGGGAATTATGCTTGGCAGATGGAAGTGATAAAGAACATTCTTATGTAGGTGAATTCTGCAAAAAAAAGATGTCTAATGATGATAGAATTCAGTATCATGCGTTAGAAAAGAATGAAGGAATTTCGGATAATACAAATGAATGTATAAAACTTGCAACGGGAAATTATTATGCACTTTTAGATCATGATGACTTACTTCATCCGTCAGCTTTGTATGAAGTGTCAAAAGTAATCGAGGCAAAAGGTGCAGATTTTATTTATACAGATGAAGTGAAATTCAGAAAGAATATATATAGTATTGATAATCCGTATTATTTTAATTTAAAACCTGGATTTAGTAAATATGATTTAAGATCTCATAATTATATTTGTCATCTAACAGTTTTTAGTAAGCAATTGCTGGAATCTGAACCAGTCTTTTATAGACATGAATTTGATGGGAGTCAGGATCACGATATGGTCTTGCGTATGACGGAAAAAGCAAAAAAAATAGTGCATATTCCAAAGGTGTTATATTATTGGAGAATTCATGAGAATTCTGTTTCCATGAATTTGGAAGTGAAATCATATGCAGTAGATTCAGCATTTAGAGCAGTACAGGCGCAATTAGAGCGTAGTGGTGAAAAAGGCAAAATCAGTAATACAAAGAGTTTCCAAACGTTATATCGCATACGTTATGAAATGGCTAAGTCTCCTTTTATTTCGATTGTATTACATGGTAATTTTAGCGAGAAAAGAGTGAAAAGAGTAATTGAGAAAATTGTAGAACAAACAGATTATCCACGATACGAGGTAGTGTATTGTACAGAAAAGCCATTAAGTGACGCGGAATATAAAGGAGTTCCTCTTATTCATGTGAAAATAGATAGAACAATTGAACATAATAATGCTCAAAAGTGGAATCAGGCTATTTCAGAAGCTTCTGGAGAACATATTGTACTTTTGGATACAGATGTTTATCCGATAAATAAATATTGGCTTCAAGAAATGGTTATGTATTCTATGAAAAAGGATGTAGCAGTAGTTGGACCGAAGATACTTTATGAGGATGATAGAATTGCATATGCGGGGATTGCATTAAAAGATGATTATCCAGATAAATTATACTATTTGTGTGGTCATGATTCTATTAGAGAAATTGGTTATGAGGCTATGTTACTTCATGTGAGAAGAACTGGAATTGTTACATCTGCATGCATGATGTTTGAAAAAGAAATTTGGCATGATTTAGGTGGGTTTGATGCTCAGATGTTAGAGTATGAGGATGCAGATTTTTGCCTAAGAGCAATGAATAATATAAAAGGTGTAAATATATGGACTTGTTTTGCAAAATTATGTTCTAAAAGAGAAAATTTGTATCAGACTAAAAGTTCAAATGCAATTTCCGCGTTTGTAAAGAAATATCAGAGAATAATTGAGCAAGATGATGTTGCACATCCAGAGTGGGATAAGTTGGGATTAGTATAG
- a CDS encoding glycosyltransferase — MASVKELSKKTVLTLKNEGMGAVLRKAKHKICGEQEVHVEYESEKIFKDVLFINGCDASVPHPARYRVTHQREQLEAHNVSTDQVFYADLQLDQVRFYRTFIFFRCPYTDTIGEFINIAKELNKKVLFDIDDLVIDTKYTDTIKYLSTLKKEEKELYDDGVRRMGRTLSLCDAAITTTERLAEELGHYVSEVFINRNTASDEMYALSEKAWREKKREDKTVGIGYFSGSMTHNDDFLLVLPALQEIMENNSNVRLHVVGELDLPNELVKVQSQIVMHPFVNWRELPKLISQVDINIAPLEGGVFNESKSENKWVEAALVKVPTIASNVGAFARMIKHNDTGLLCENVEEWKYQLARLVQDNKERERIAENAYQYCIRNCVTLYTGVPLANFVRKYTTENYVFALPSLNISGGIMVAFKHMCVLKKKGYDILVLNDNEDTPWCEFEGEKFPVLGQNISKFYGKMDHAVATMWTTMEFVQKYYNISKRMYLVQGYETDLYPAGVHLREWANRTYMPNGGIQFLTISKWCQKWLKEKYGQDAAFAPNGLNFKEFNYVERKLNGKIRILIEGDCAVDYKNVDEAFKVVEFLDKEKYEIWYMSYNAEPKEWYHVDKFLHKVPYSKVHEVYEQCDILLKTSLLESFSYPPIEMMATGGYVVAIPNGGNIEYMVNEENCLLYEAEDLEAAVSAIDRISKDKELRIKMSEKGRKTAQSRDWKQIEQDILKLYER; from the coding sequence ATGGCGAGTGTGAAAGAATTAAGCAAGAAGACAGTGCTTACTTTAAAAAATGAAGGTATGGGTGCTGTATTGAGAAAAGCAAAACATAAAATATGTGGAGAACAAGAAGTTCATGTTGAATATGAATCAGAGAAAATATTTAAAGATGTTTTGTTTATCAATGGCTGTGATGCAAGTGTTCCTCATCCAGCACGTTATAGAGTAACTCATCAAAGAGAACAATTGGAGGCACACAATGTATCCACGGATCAAGTATTTTATGCAGATTTACAATTAGATCAAGTTCGGTTTTATCGAACATTTATATTTTTTAGATGCCCGTATACAGATACTATTGGTGAGTTTATTAATATTGCTAAAGAACTGAATAAAAAGGTTTTATTCGACATAGATGATTTGGTGATAGATACAAAGTATACGGATACCATTAAGTATCTTAGTACACTCAAAAAAGAAGAAAAGGAATTGTATGATGATGGTGTCAGACGAATGGGACGCACATTGTCTTTGTGTGATGCAGCAATTACAACTACAGAAAGATTAGCAGAGGAATTAGGACATTATGTTTCGGAAGTGTTTATAAATCGTAATACGGCTTCAGATGAAATGTATGCTTTATCAGAAAAAGCATGGCGTGAAAAGAAGAGAGAGGATAAGACGGTAGGAATTGGATATTTCAGTGGCAGTATGACACATAATGATGATTTCCTGTTAGTTTTACCAGCATTACAGGAAATCATGGAAAATAACTCTAATGTTAGATTGCATGTTGTAGGGGAATTAGATTTACCAAATGAATTGGTGAAAGTTCAGTCACAGATTGTTATGCATCCGTTTGTGAATTGGCGTGAATTACCGAAATTAATATCACAGGTTGATATTAACATAGCACCATTGGAAGGCGGAGTTTTTAATGAATCCAAATCTGAAAATAAATGGGTAGAAGCTGCTCTTGTAAAAGTGCCGACTATTGCAAGCAATGTTGGCGCTTTTGCTAGAATGATAAAACATAATGATACAGGTCTTTTGTGCGAAAATGTAGAAGAATGGAAATATCAGTTGGCAAGGTTGGTTCAAGATAATAAAGAGCGGGAAAGAATTGCGGAGAATGCTTATCAATATTGCATTCGAAATTGTGTGACATTATATACAGGAGTACCATTGGCAAATTTTGTAAGAAAATATACAACAGAAAATTATGTGTTTGCATTGCCATCTTTGAATATCAGTGGGGGTATTATGGTAGCTTTTAAGCATATGTGTGTACTTAAAAAGAAAGGGTATGATATCTTAGTATTAAATGATAATGAAGATACACCATGGTGTGAATTTGAAGGAGAAAAATTCCCTGTATTAGGTCAGAATATTAGTAAGTTTTATGGAAAGATGGATCATGCGGTAGCAACTATGTGGACCACAATGGAGTTTGTTCAGAAGTATTATAATATTTCTAAGCGCATGTATTTAGTTCAAGGTTATGAAACTGATTTATATCCAGCAGGAGTGCATCTTAGGGAATGGGCAAATCGTACTTATATGCCAAACGGAGGTATTCAGTTTTTGACAATATCAAAATGGTGTCAAAAATGGTTAAAAGAAAAGTATGGACAAGATGCGGCATTTGCCCCAAATGGATTAAATTTTAAAGAATTTAATTATGTGGAAAGAAAACTAAATGGCAAGATACGTATTTTAATTGAAGGTGATTGTGCAGTAGATTACAAAAATGTAGATGAAGCATTTAAAGTAGTTGAATTTTTAGATAAAGAAAAATATGAAATCTGGTATATGTCATACAATGCAGAGCCAAAAGAATGGTATCATGTAGATAAATTTTTGCATAAAGTTCCATACAGTAAAGTACATGAAGTATATGAACAATGTGATATATTACTGAAAACCAGCTTGTTAGAAAGCTTTTCCTATCCGCCAATTGAAATGATGGCAACAGGCGGTTATGTAGTAGCCATACCTAATGGTGGAAATATTGAATACATGGTGAATGAAGAAAATTGTCTTTTATATGAGGCGGAGGACTTGGAAGCTGCAGTTTCTGCAATTGACAGAATCAGCAAGGATAAAGAGTTAAGAATTAAAATGTCCGAAAAAGGAAGAAAAACAGCACAGTCAAGAGATTGGAAGCAAATTGAACAAGATATATTAAAGTTATATGAGAGGTAA
- a CDS encoding glycosyltransferase family 2 protein: MNQPLVSVLIANYNHEDTITETLQSVLNQTYKNMQIIVIDDGSTDESWNLINQFDDSRIEAFRLEKNQHVCAATNYGMTKIKGDYVARTDSDDIWYPDKIERQIQYMTMHKDCKVCFTWCDFIDENGVNINDIETNRVRLHEASFSSQEDAIERFYFRGNCLAHSSVVMETEVMNTVGAYDVGYNQLHDFDYWIRIAKRYPIDVIKEKCMAVRRFLNQENRETNMSNMSESTETRVFNEYMELRAHYFEDMSDELLIKAFGKYFRKKGQLNPEQLECEKAFLMCRPQDGWNGIPPAGLRRIHELLMNNKTKKILEDDYNLGIKDYYKLLGNHLYNDSILQTKSRNMQEENKYLIEKSNNLINEHEKMYEKIQILQEEKNGLINEIELYENSTSWKMTKPLRTLGRKLKRK, encoded by the coding sequence ATGAATCAACCATTAGTAAGCGTATTAATTGCCAACTATAATCATGAAGATACAATTACAGAAACACTTCAAAGTGTTTTGAATCAGACTTATAAAAACATGCAAATTATTGTAATAGATGATGGATCAACAGATGAATCATGGAATTTAATTAATCAATTCGATGATTCGAGGATAGAGGCGTTTCGATTGGAGAAGAATCAACATGTCTGTGCGGCGACCAATTATGGAATGACTAAAATAAAAGGAGATTACGTTGCAAGAACAGATAGTGATGACATTTGGTATCCTGATAAAATTGAGCGCCAGATACAATATATGACAATGCACAAAGATTGCAAAGTATGCTTTACGTGGTGTGATTTTATCGATGAAAATGGAGTTAATATCAATGATATAGAAACCAATCGAGTTCGGTTACATGAAGCGTCATTCTCAAGTCAAGAAGACGCAATTGAAAGATTTTATTTTAGGGGGAATTGCTTGGCTCACTCATCTGTTGTCATGGAAACGGAGGTAATGAATACAGTAGGTGCGTATGATGTGGGATACAATCAATTACATGATTTTGATTATTGGATCCGTATTGCAAAAAGATATCCAATTGATGTTATTAAAGAAAAATGTATGGCTGTTAGAAGATTTTTGAATCAAGAAAATAGAGAAACGAATATGAGTAATATGTCGGAATCTACAGAAACAAGGGTTTTTAATGAGTATATGGAGCTTAGAGCGCATTATTTTGAAGATATGTCAGATGAGTTGTTAATTAAGGCTTTCGGTAAATATTTTCGCAAAAAAGGACAATTAAATCCGGAACAGTTAGAATGTGAAAAAGCTTTTCTTATGTGTAGGCCACAGGATGGCTGGAATGGGATACCGCCAGCAGGATTAAGACGTATACATGAATTACTTATGAATAATAAGACAAAAAAGATATTAGAAGATGATTACAATTTGGGAATAAAAGATTATTATAAATTATTAGGAAATCATTTATATAATGATTCCATTCTTCAAACTAAAAGCAGAAATATGCAAGAGGAAAATAAATATCTAATTGAAAAAAGTAATAATTTGATTAATGAACATGAAAAGATGTATGAAAAAATTCAAATATTACAAGAAGAAAAAAATGGTTTGATTAATGAAATTGAATTATATGAAAATTCAACAAGTTGGAAGATGACAAAACCGTTGAGAACTTTGGGGAGAAAACTGAAAAGAAAATAA
- a CDS encoding glycosyltransferase, producing the protein MMETSRLIKKAMEVVQNEGIRGCAKKTKSYLENQKRLRRKIEKNYKDILFISGCGEDLPHPWRYRVKHQREQLEAYNYSTDEVYFTQLDIDQIRYYRAFVFFRCPMTETIGTFVDLAKQLNKTIIYDIDDLVIDTQYTDQIKYVMAMSEEDKKAYDNNVMNMQKLLRKCDFAITSTDCLAEELRKYIPKVYINRNVASEKMIQLSKEAVVKIKKDNTKVKIGYFSGSITHNADFEMIKPVLIEVLKKYKNVELYLAGELDLPVELNPWKERIKKYPFGDWKKLPEILAKMDINLAPLEDTIFNKAKSENKWTEAALVKVVTIASDIGAFHDCIKNGETGVLCKDNDEWKVELERLITDSLYRKKLGEQAYQYCITHSSTVRSGSYLTRIMGNELNDNYIFVLPGLEISGGIKVALKHATMLQKAGKDVGLFLLSGEQKWCEFEGYKIPVINLEDTEIRGKIRYMIATMWTTVDIVEQCIGTEIKMYLVQNWETGFYTEGDPLRIRANQSYMPGKDMNFLTISKWCQQWLKEQYGHESNYAPNGLETERFACHKRELTGKIRILIEGDCAVDYKNVDEAFEITNELDRNQYEVWYMSYNAEPKSWYKVERFLHKIPYEKVPEIYTQCDVLLKTSLLESFSYPPLEMMATGGYVIAVPNGGNVEYLKDRENCLLYDAGNIEKAKLLLQELQENRVLQEVLYENGQKTAQERKWENIENNILRMYRVN; encoded by the coding sequence ATGATGGAAACATCACGTTTGATAAAAAAGGCCATGGAAGTAGTACAGAATGAAGGAATAAGGGGCTGTGCAAAAAAAACAAAGAGTTATCTTGAAAATCAAAAAAGATTAAGACGTAAAATCGAAAAAAATTACAAGGACATATTATTTATAAGTGGCTGCGGAGAAGATTTGCCACATCCATGGCGTTATCGCGTAAAGCATCAGAGAGAACAATTGGAAGCATACAATTATTCCACAGACGAGGTATATTTTACACAATTAGATATTGATCAAATCAGATATTACCGGGCATTTGTATTTTTTAGATGCCCAATGACAGAGACAATAGGCACATTTGTCGATTTGGCAAAACAGTTAAATAAAACAATCATTTATGATATAGATGATCTGGTAATAGATACTCAATATACAGATCAGATAAAATATGTGATGGCAATGTCAGAAGAAGATAAAAAGGCATATGATAATAATGTTATGAATATGCAGAAGCTGCTTAGAAAGTGTGATTTTGCAATTACATCGACAGATTGTCTGGCAGAAGAGTTGAGAAAATATATTCCGAAGGTATATATTAATCGTAATGTCGCTTCTGAAAAAATGATTCAATTATCAAAAGAAGCAGTTGTTAAGATTAAAAAAGATAATACAAAAGTAAAAATAGGTTATTTTAGTGGAAGTATTACTCATAATGCAGATTTTGAAATGATAAAACCGGTTCTTATAGAAGTCTTGAAAAAGTATAAAAATGTTGAGTTATACTTGGCAGGAGAACTGGATTTGCCGGTAGAGTTAAATCCATGGAAAGAAAGAATAAAAAAATATCCATTTGGAGACTGGAAAAAACTTCCTGAGATATTAGCGAAGATGGATATTAATCTTGCACCATTGGAAGATACAATTTTTAATAAAGCAAAGTCGGAAAATAAATGGACGGAGGCTGCACTGGTAAAGGTTGTGACAATAGCTAGTGATATTGGAGCATTTCATGATTGTATCAAGAATGGCGAGACAGGAGTTTTATGTAAAGATAATGACGAATGGAAAGTAGAGTTAGAGCGTTTGATTACAGATTCGTTATATCGAAAAAAATTGGGAGAACAAGCATATCAATATTGTATTACACATTCTTCAACTGTTCGTAGCGGCAGCTATTTGACAAGAATCATGGGGAATGAATTGAATGATAACTATATATTTGTATTGCCGGGGCTGGAAATCAGTGGTGGAATAAAAGTAGCATTGAAACATGCCACTATGTTACAAAAAGCAGGAAAAGATGTTGGATTATTTTTATTAAGTGGAGAACAGAAGTGGTGCGAATTTGAAGGATATAAAATTCCAGTAATTAATTTGGAAGATACAGAGATACGTGGGAAAATAAGATATATGATAGCTACGATGTGGACAACGGTAGATATTGTAGAGCAATGTATTGGAACAGAAATCAAGATGTATCTTGTGCAAAATTGGGAAACAGGATTTTATACCGAAGGAGATCCGTTAAGAATAAGAGCAAATCAATCCTATATGCCAGGGAAAGATATGAATTTTTTAACTATTTCAAAATGGTGTCAGCAGTGGTTAAAAGAGCAGTATGGACATGAATCGAACTATGCTCCGAATGGTCTGGAGACGGAACGATTTGCATGTCATAAAAGAGAGCTGACAGGAAAAATCAGGATACTTATTGAAGGGGATTGTGCGGTAGATTATAAAAATGTGGACGAGGCTTTTGAAATAACAAATGAATTAGACCGAAATCAATATGAAGTATGGTATATGTCTTATAATGCAGAGCCTAAATCATGGTATAAAGTAGAACGATTTCTGCACAAGATTCCATATGAAAAAGTTCCAGAGATATATACCCAATGTGATGTGCTTTTAAAAACGAGCTTATTAGAAAGCTTTTCTTATCCCCCGCTTGAAATGATGGCTACAGGTGGATACGTTATTGCTGTGCCGAATGGTGGAAATGTTGAATATTTAAAAGATAGAGAAAATTGTTTATTATATGATGCTGGGAATATAGAAAAAGCAAAACTGTTATTACAAGAGTTGCAGGAGAATCGAGTATTACAAGAAGTATTATACGAAAACGGTCAAAAAACGGCGCAAGAGCGAAAATGGGAGAATATTGAAAATAATATTTTAAGGATGTATCGCGTTAATTAA